In one Amaranthus tricolor cultivar Red isolate AtriRed21 chromosome 8, ASM2621246v1, whole genome shotgun sequence genomic region, the following are encoded:
- the LOC130820788 gene encoding uncharacterized protein LOC130820788, with protein MRSAAYELFGKPELHSRPNVFGELMRVLISPSPSIEAVVNSVLANNDEPDITLHMRMMMSRSLWSVTAALRCIRKALENVEKIAKPKVILVSDNPSFIMTLKASVQELAEVIHFDYERITRNISHDFTRLNTLEFRVKDWGSAPRWVAFVDFFLASRAKHAVISGANKRVGTTYAQLIAALAAANNLDENAKTNPNFSFLSSFQSNLLKNGLSNQIGWGHAWNRFAGPLSCHEQTQQCAYTPILPPGWWDEIWQSPIARDIRRLRMYGVKLSGLGTIDEEHLQSYCKSKKSAVIIAPVSAM; from the exons ATGAGGAGTGCAGCTTATGAGTTGTTTGGAAAACCGGAACTTCACTCAAGACCTAACGTTTTCGGGGAGTTAATGCGAGTTCTTATATCTCCTTCTCCAAGTATTGAAGCTGTGGTAAATTCCGTTCTTGCTAATAATGATGAACCAGATATCACATTGCATATGCGGATGATGATGAGCAG GTCATTGTGGTCAGTAACAGCTGCACTAAGATGCATCAGAAAAGCCTTGGAGAATGTAGAAAAGATTGCAAAACCTAAGGTGATCTTGGTCTCCGATAACCCCTCTTTCATTATGACACTCAAAGCCAGTGTACAAGAACTTGCTGAG GTTATTCATTTCGATTATGAACGTATTACAAGAAACATTTCTCACGACTTCACACGATTGAATACTTTAGAATTCAGGGTCAAAGATTGGGGTTCTGCACCAAGATGGGTTGCATTTGTGGACTTCTTTCTTGCATCGCGTGCAAAGCATGCTGTTATTTCGGGGGCTAATAAACGAGTTGGAACAACCTATGCTCAACTAATTGCAGCTTTAGCTGCAGCTAATAACCTCG ATGAAAATGCAAAGACAAACCCGAATTTTTCATTCCTAAGTAGCTTCCAAAGCAACCTGCTGAAAAACGGATTAAGCAATCAGATTGGATGGGGACATGCATGGAACCGTTTTGCAGGTCCGTTGAGTTGTCATGAGCAAACTCAACAATGTGCATACACGCCAATACTCCCACCGGGTTGGTGGGACGAAATTTGGCAGTCCCCGATTGCTCGAGACATTCGTAGACTGAGAATGTATGGCGTCAAACTCTCAGGGTTGGGCACCATTGATGAGGAGCATCTTCAGTCTTACTGCAAATCCAAGAAAAGTGCAGTGATTATTGCTCCGGTTTCGGCAATGTGA